In a single window of the Paenibacillus sp. MMS20-IR301 genome:
- a CDS encoding DUF3502 domain-containing protein produces MKGKKIVSSLITVLMLTGVLAACSSNNNANSSNTPAASDAPAASTNTGGVDTSKEAKLVYYLWGSEGVTNKEILAAINTKLKADINATIEVKYIDWPDLATKYPLLFASGEQFDMSHASPGAAVSYFTLASEGALTDITDMLDTVAPKLKAEIPEASWQNTKYKGRIYGVPSLYSEYTPAGYAYRIDLMKKYGMTEIKTIADMEKYMDNVVANESYPPINGKAEDAANMFRMLVDTTGMWLNAPGISLNELNLVTKSPEDYKTVFHPAFTQEFEDWAVKMREWADKGYWSKDVLSATLGSKDNFRAANSAGYLTHAQDWIGQYGADLKAQPEGATNFYTFAEANKKIKRKMGVDNSTVISANSENPERALMAIEKFMTDESYYNLIQYGIEGKHYVMEDGVKKQPAGFNEKTDGGGFSAWSLRNDKFVVPSESENPIRNSLFADWDKVAIDDPYNGFSFDPSNVTTEIASISNVNAQLGIQLMLGKTSKDPKAAVAEYREQLTKAGIDKVIAEVEKQLAEFVPVN; encoded by the coding sequence ATGAAAGGTAAAAAGATTGTATCTTCTTTAATTACTGTCCTAATGCTTACCGGAGTGCTGGCCGCTTGTTCATCGAACAATAATGCTAATAGCAGCAATACCCCTGCAGCATCGGACGCTCCGGCAGCTTCTACAAATACTGGTGGTGTAGATACCTCCAAGGAAGCAAAACTGGTGTATTACCTGTGGGGCAGTGAAGGTGTAACCAATAAGGAAATTCTGGCAGCTATTAATACCAAGCTGAAAGCTGATATTAACGCTACTATTGAAGTGAAATATATTGACTGGCCGGATCTGGCGACCAAATATCCATTGCTGTTCGCTTCCGGTGAACAATTCGATATGTCGCATGCTTCCCCGGGTGCAGCTGTATCCTATTTCACCCTGGCCAGTGAAGGTGCACTGACAGATATCACGGATATGCTGGACACTGTAGCTCCTAAGCTGAAAGCAGAGATTCCTGAAGCCTCCTGGCAAAATACGAAATACAAAGGCAGAATCTATGGTGTGCCAAGCTTGTACAGCGAATATACGCCAGCAGGTTATGCATACCGTATCGACCTGATGAAGAAATACGGCATGACTGAAATCAAGACCATTGCTGATATGGAAAAATATATGGACAACGTTGTTGCCAACGAATCCTACCCGCCAATCAACGGCAAGGCTGAGGACGCAGCCAACATGTTCAGAATGCTGGTAGATACTACCGGCATGTGGCTTAACGCGCCTGGTATTTCCCTGAACGAATTGAACCTTGTAACGAAGAGCCCTGAGGACTACAAGACAGTCTTCCATCCGGCCTTCACGCAGGAATTCGAAGACTGGGCTGTGAAAATGCGTGAATGGGCAGATAAAGGCTACTGGAGTAAAGACGTTCTGTCCGCAACTCTCGGCAGTAAAGATAACTTCAGAGCAGCGAACTCTGCAGGCTACCTGACTCATGCCCAGGACTGGATCGGCCAGTACGGCGCAGATCTGAAAGCACAACCTGAGGGTGCTACCAACTTCTATACTTTTGCCGAAGCTAACAAGAAGATCAAACGCAAGATGGGTGTCGACAACTCCACTGTAATCAGTGCGAATTCCGAGAATCCTGAACGCGCTCTGATGGCTATTGAGAAGTTCATGACAGATGAAAGCTACTACAACCTGATTCAATACGGTATTGAAGGCAAGCATTATGTAATGGAAGACGGCGTGAAGAAACAGCCTGCAGGCTTCAACGAAAAAACAGACGGCGGCGGCTTCTCGGCCTGGTCTCTCAGAAACGATAAGTTCGTAGTACCTAGTGAAAGCGAGAACCCTATCCGTAACAGCCTGTTCGCAGACTGGGATAAAGTGGCTATCGATGATCCGTACAACGGCTTCAGCTTCGATCCGTCTAACGTGACTACAGAAATCGCATCAATCTCGAACGTTAACGCACAACTGGGTATTCAGCTCATGCTGGGTAAAACAAGCAAAGATCCGAAAGCAGCTGTTGCTGAATACCGCGAGCAGCTGACAAAAGCAGGAATTGACAAGGTTATTGCCGAAGTAGAGAAACAACTGGCAGAATTTGTACCTGTCAACTAA
- a CDS encoding LacI family DNA-binding transcriptional regulator, which produces MDVNIKDIARISGVGISTVSRVINNKGLVSNATREKVLNVVKEYNYIPNSNARNLKTTQSKNIALMVKGITNPFFAIMIKEIERQVNLRGYPFLIHQVEDGIDEINAAIQLVKEKNLSGIIFMGGTYNHSEEKFKQLTVPFVLTTITTSQEVDPSIFSSVTINESKEAYKATNYLISLGHKHIGFLAKSPLLDETTGSRRLSGYKQALEENNLPYSAGLVEDCEYSPSSGFNAARRLLNRNREVTAIFAAADTIAIGAAKAVLTAGLSIPDDISIIGFDGIEMAEYYHPALDTISQPGTEMALTSVGVLFDLIAKRSTHQHIVYDAVLLKRGSCKMIKGR; this is translated from the coding sequence GTGGACGTTAATATTAAGGATATCGCGCGGATATCCGGTGTCGGCATTTCAACAGTTTCCAGAGTCATTAACAACAAAGGCTTGGTGAGCAATGCGACCCGGGAGAAGGTTCTGAATGTCGTCAAGGAATACAATTATATTCCCAATTCCAACGCACGGAATTTGAAAACCACGCAATCCAAGAACATTGCGCTCATGGTCAAAGGGATCACGAACCCGTTCTTCGCCATCATGATTAAAGAAATTGAACGGCAGGTCAATCTGCGCGGATATCCGTTCCTCATTCATCAGGTAGAGGACGGGATCGATGAGATCAATGCCGCCATTCAACTGGTGAAGGAGAAGAACTTAAGCGGGATTATTTTCATGGGCGGTACTTATAATCACTCCGAAGAGAAATTCAAGCAGTTAACGGTTCCGTTTGTACTCACGACCATCACGACTTCACAGGAAGTGGATCCGTCTATATTCTCGAGCGTAACGATCAATGAATCGAAAGAGGCCTATAAGGCCACCAATTATTTAATCTCACTAGGACATAAACATATCGGTTTTCTGGCGAAGTCACCTTTACTTGATGAAACCACGGGCAGCCGGCGTCTATCGGGCTACAAGCAGGCCTTAGAAGAAAATAATCTGCCCTACAGTGCCGGACTTGTAGAGGATTGCGAATATAGTCCAAGCTCAGGCTTCAACGCTGCACGCAGATTGCTGAACCGGAACAGGGAGGTAACGGCGATCTTTGCTGCTGCAGATACAATTGCTATCGGTGCGGCCAAGGCTGTGCTTACCGCCGGATTGTCTATTCCGGATGATATATCCATTATCGGCTTTGACGGCATTGAGATGGCGGAGTATTATCATCCTGCACTTGATACAATCAGCCAGCCGGGTACAGAAATGGCGCTGACCAGTGTCGGGGTATTATTCGATCTTATTGCCAAGCGGTCAACCCATCAGCATATTGTCTACGATGCGGTACTGCTCAAACGGGGCTCCTGCAAGATGATTAAGGGCCGTTAG